The region TTATATTTGTAAATAGCATTAAATATATACCCAATTCGGTATTTTTATTTCGCTAAATTGCACAAGAAACGGCTATTGCGTTATAACGTTAAGAGACTATTTTATTTGTATTGCCTAACAAAAAAATAATTCGATGCTACTTTTTTTCTGTTATTATATCATGCTAGAAAAGAAGATTTAAAATTCACGTAATAATATCTGTTTTACGCTACCGTGTATATCTTAAATTATCACTTCCATTGACCTTTTTAAGCAGACTATCAATATCAAAGATCACATTCAAGGTCAATGTCTTTTCTCATAATTTAATTGGAAAGAATTCTTTTGTAAGAATCTCGTTAATCATACATTTAGTTCGAAATCATGCGAGAAAAAAATAAATGATCGACAAATTAAATCCTAGTCAAACAGAAGAAATGCGCAAAGCTGTAGAAGCCCTGGAGGCTGGTTCTACCGAAAAATCGATAAACGAGATGGCTGGACGACACTTTGAAGAACAAAGCTTATTGCAAGGGCACTGGGGATCTAGGGTCGACGCGTTAAAATTAGAACAGAGACGTCAATATCGGAATTGGATTATGCGGCTGTTAGAAGAGCAGCAGACTAATATGTTACCAACTCCAATGTACGTTCAAGCATGACAAATGGACAGCTACATCGATATTTTACTAATCTTTAAATGTTATATCAACGCTAGGGGTTCTCCAATGGTGTCGACGCCGCCTATTCGACCCGCCTTAGACAATTTTGTTCACATCGAGGATAAGACGAGCGCGGACTATCCCGTTTTGGAAGAGAGTTTCACCATACACTTGGGCTcgcaaatgaaacaaatgcaCAATATACGTATACTAACGGGAGATGTATTAGATTTTTGTAGGATAAAGAAAAGCGAGACCGGGTAAGTTACCGGAGGTAACAATGCAAGcttgaaaatgaaatagaagCGTCGTTATATTCAAAAGAGCTGTTCGTTATCATATAGAATGGATCCAACGCCGCAAAGGCTGCAGACAGCTTTAGGATTATACTCCAGTGATTTGTGCGGATTAGTACTGTTGAGCGACAATCACTTGGGAAGTTATTCTGGAATCACAAAGGGTAACGATTACAaaaagtatacatatatattgttACCTTATCCTCGCAAttgtttttcaatattttcttttgcAGAATTGTGCGCTATATGCCAATTGACAACGGAGTTTCACTTTCCACCGATCGACGAGCAATTGGAGAAAATAAGGGACGACGTTAAGGACGCTGTTGCCTGGAGACAAGCGCATCACAAAGAAGGGATCGAAACGCAGGTGAGAAATTAAAGTAAAAAAtgtgccgtttattttgaaagtggcataagtcattttttttaaatgattatAATTAgtgtaattgtaattattatattattattttttaaattatttttttattattttttattattatttttattatattatatttattaaaatgattgtaattgtaatgagtgttaccattaacttgatttttttgaaaaagtgacttatgccactttcaaaataaacggttcaaaTGTCTGCCCAATGTTTGACTATGCGTTGATTTACGTGTGTTATATTTAGACGAAGAAATCGACGACGAGTAAAAGCTTGCAGACAGGAGACGTTTACATTACAAGGCACTCGAACTTGGCGCAAGTGCATGTGATTTTTCATATGGTAGTGAACGATACTTTGAGATCCGGTGAGTATAAACGCGCGTGTTTCTTTTGTTGCCAACAATCACTTGCTCGAATGAGATGCTTTCTGTAAATCACAGGCGATATCAATTCGAGACACCCGGCGATTCtgggattgcgaaacattttgaaaactgCGTGCTGCAATGACGTCACCACGCTCACTATTCCTGTGCTTCTTGTTCATGAAATGACAGAGGTATTGATAATGTCTCGTTAATCAATCATTCTTTTTTGATATGTTTTACGTTcaactgcggatatttatgcacaatatatttgttttttttttggtcTTAATATATCTAatgaattacaaataatataacagtAATTTCAAAGTTTTTTTATCTTCTCACAGGTTCACttacacatttttatcataaatacgTAGAATTCGTAGTCTATTTATGATaaagaaaattatttgaaatttttagGAAATGACTGTGGCATGGTGCACGAAACGAGCAGAATTGGTTTTCAAATGCGTGAAAGGGTTCATGATAGAAATGGCGTCGTGGGGTGGTGCCGAATTGAAAAATCTGCAATTCCTTGTCCCAAAGGTAATCCAATGATTTAATGCGGCTTCTATCGTAGTTTATCACCACTGAATGCTGATAAATTGAATTACTTGAaatttaatgtataatataGTTACGAAATCGCCATTTGTCTAGGGGATGTCCGAAGAAGTATTTGGCACGCTAGCCACGATGCTACCCAGCATATTTCGTGTATCGAATCCGCTGGTGTTCAAAGCGACCAGCACACCGCAAACTCCAAAAAAGTGAACGGCTGTCTTGCCACTGTTATCGTataacgataaaaataataaaatatttgttactGTTTATCGGTCATTGTGGCCACGATCATTACGGCTGTAAATTAAGACAAGATGCCGCGAATAAACGCCCGATGCTCTGAATGAATTTCTTGTTTATATTACTTTTACAAGAGCATCATTCCTTGAACGATAATTGCGTCACCCGCTACAATTGTTCACGCTATTAGAAACTATAGAAAAATTCATACATGTTATGCCGAATGAAAAACTGATTGAGCAATGATTTTgtcattttcttttcttttcaataAACCGTACGAAAAACCTGAACGATTGACAAATTCGATGAATGTAAGTTCATGAAATTTAATTTGgaaatgtaattaaatatgATAATGGATGAAAATAGATAGAGTTGCTAGTATCCTGGCGATAAacaacgattaactttgttcTAATTACAGTGAATTAGGGCGATTTATAgggaattatttattatttatttattatcaggGAATTATTTATAGGGCGGGACAAAAGTATACGTCGCGATCGCCGCGGTATGATTCTACCACCTAGATTTTGTGGACTGTACATACTACTACCTAGTTATATTACGGACTGTACTCATCTCCGTCGCGGTATGCAATAAATTATCACAAATTTTGTTTGCAATGAGGAGGCACACTTGCATGGACATGTAACGGAAACATCTAGAACTATGCACTTGAAACTTCACTAGTTTCAAT is a window of Megalopta genalis isolate 19385.01 unplaced genomic scaffold, iyMegGena1_principal scaffold0023, whole genome shotgun sequence DNA encoding:
- the LOC117217796 gene encoding FERRY endosomal RAB5 effector complex subunit 3, with product MNMSEEEHVEKTFVYKFPTCTTNQEYVLEIPLKIPYYGSIKELMHRIVSSFKLPCYVEPNLLQSLENAIKELTLQFYDEKAENTLENAISGTTDIEEIIKNWEKTYKQKTVDYADPIGTTDEELFAAAYHRLVHSPSLEPILQAEHKFGRDVTEVIQMRDTHYEQLTQNQTEEMRKAVEALEAGSTEKSINEMAGRHFEEQSLLQGHWGSRVDALKLEQRRQYRNWIMRLLEEQQTNMLPTPMGSPMVSTPPIRPALDNFVHIEDKTSADYPVLEESFTIHLGSQMKQMHNIRILTGDVLDFCRIKKSETGMDPTPQRLQTALGLYSSDLCGLVLLSDNHLGSYSGITKELCAICQLTTEFHFPPIDEQLEKIRDDVKDAVAWRQAHHKEGIETQTKKSTTSKSLQTGDVYITRHSNLAQVHVIFHMVVNDTLRSGDINSRHPAILGLRNILKTACCNDVTTLTIPVLLVHEMTEEMTVAWCTKRAELVFKCVKGFMIEMASWGGAELKNLQFLVPKGMSEEVFGTLATMLPSIFRVSNPLVFKATSTPQTPKK